One Aegilops tauschii subsp. strangulata cultivar AL8/78 chromosome 7, Aet v6.0, whole genome shotgun sequence genomic window carries:
- the LOC109740665 gene encoding peroxidase 16, translated as MAMRSRGLQLRSRRQSVLVAAAVVLGLLLLATAAPRAAAAGLSRNYYAKTCPNVETLVRGAVAQKLQETFNAAPGTLRLFFHDCFVRGCDASVLISGPGDEHSAGADTTLSPDALDLITRAKAAVDAVAGCSNKVSCADILALATRDVVQQAGGPFYPVELGRLDGKVGTRAVVKHSLPGAGFSLDQLNKLFAANGLTQTDMIALSGGHTIGVTHCDKFVRRLYTFKGARPQYSPPMNLAFLRQMRGTCPLNYSPTTVAMLDAVTPNKFDNGYYQTLQQQKGLLSSDQVLFADRRSRATVNHFAANQTAFFDAFVAAMAKLGRIGVKTAGSDAEIRRVCTKVN; from the exons ATGGCAATGAGGTCGAGGGGGCTGCAGCTGCGGTCGCGGCGGCAGAGCGTGCTTGTCGCCGCGGCCGTCGTCCTCGGCCTGTTGCTGCTGGCGACGGCGGCGccgcgcgcggcggcggcggggctgagCCGGAACTACTACGCGAAGACGTGCCCCAACGTGGAGACCCTGGTCCGCGGCGCCGTGGCCCAGAAGCTGCAGGAGACCTTCAACGCCGCGCCCGGCACCCTCCGCCTCTTCTTCCACGACTGCTTCGTCAGG GGGTGCGACGCTTCGGTGCTCATCTCCGGGCCGGGCGACGAGCACAGCGCGGGCGCGGACACGACGTTGTCGCCGGACGCGCTGGACCTCATCACCCGCGCCAAGGCCGCCGTGGACGCCGTCGCCGGCTGCTCCAACAAGGTCTCCTGCGCCGACATCCTCGCGCTCGCCACCCGCGACGTCGTCCAGCAG GCGGGAGGGCCGTTCTACCCGGTGGAGCTGGGGCGGCTGGACGGCAAGGTGGGGACGCGCGCCGTGGTGAAGCACAGCCTCCCCGGCGCCGGCTTCTCCCTGGACCAGCTCAACAAGCTCTTCGCCGCCAACGGCCTCACCCAGACCGACATGATCGCCCTCTCAG GGGGGCACACGATCGGGGTGACGCACTGCGACAAGTTCGTGCGGCGGCTGTACACGTTCAAGGGGGCGCGGCCGCAGTACAGCCCGCCGATGAACCTGGCCTTCCTGCGGCAGATGCGGGGGACGTGCCCGCTCAACTACAGCCCCACCACGGTGGCCATGCTGGACGCCGTCACGCCCAACAAGTTCGACAACGGCTACTACCAGACGCTGCAGCAGCAGAAGGGCCTGCTGTCGTCGGACCAGGTGCTCTTCGCCGACCGCCGCTCCCGGGCCACCGTCAACCACTTCGCCGCCAACCAGACCGCCTTCTTCGACGCCTTCGTCGCCGCCATGGCCAAGCTCGGCCGCATCGGGGTCAAGACCGCCGGCTCCGACGCCGAGATCCGCCGGGTCTGCACCAAGGTCAACTAA